The DNA window ATTCTATTCAAGGTTACCGGCAGGGGGACCTCCCTGTTAGCCCATTGCAAGGAAGGCGAGAATCTTTCCGTCTTTGGTCCTCTGGGGCACGGTTTCGATATACGACCAGACAGACCTGCCTGCCTAGTCGGCGGTGGCATGGGAATTGCCCCGATGTTTTTTCTGGCAAAAATGATCTGCCGAATGAAGAAGAATACTGCCTCCGATCTGATAGTCTTCGGCGGGAGGACGAGAAAGGAGGTGGAGCCGCTGGTCGCTGATTTTGAACAAATGGGCATGCGTCTGCTGACAGCTACGGATGATGGTACTTACGGGGCAAAAGGATTTGTAACCGAGCTGATTCACGGTCTTGAACTTCCCCGGGAGACTGTAGTATATGGTTGCGGACCCCATGCCATGATGCATCAGCTCCATATATTCTGCCACAGCAGAGGCATGGAATGCCAGGTTTCGGTCGAGAGTGTCATGGCCTGTGGAATGGGGGCCTGCCTGGGGTGCAACATTCCGGCGAAAAATGGAGAGTACGTCCATGTCTGTTATGAAGGACCCGTTTTCAAGGCGGAGGATCTGGTATGGAAGTGATCAGGGACCAAGATTCTTTTCCGGATCTGCGTGTTAATGTAGGCAGTTTGAAATTGCAGAATCCGGTAATGACCGCCTCCGGAACTTTCGGTTATGCCCGTGAGTTCGCCGGTCTGATGAACCTGCACCGGCTTGGCGGAGTGATCGTCAAGGGTATTTCGCTTGAGCCGAGACACGGTAATCCACCACCCAGGATTGTCGAGACCGCTTGCGGCATGCTCAACGCCATTGGCTTGGAAAATGTGGGAGTTGATCGTTTTATCGTCGAGAAAATGCCTTACCTGAGAGGATTGGGGATTCCAGTTATTGTCAATGTTCTTGGTGATACCATCGATGAGTACAGGATAATCACCGAAAAGCTGGTGGGAGTTGAAGGAATATCCGCAGTTGAAGTCAACATCTCCTGCCCCAATGTCAAGAAAGGCGGGGTCGCTTTCGGCAGTGATCCGGAAATGGCCAAAGCTGTTACCCGGACGGTGGCTGAGAGAAGCGATGTGCCGGTAATAGTCAAACTCTCTCCCAATGTTTCGGATGTGGCGACGGTTGCCGCGGCAGTGGAGGATGGCGGTGCCGATGGCATTTCCCTTATAAATACGCTGATAGGAATGGCCGTCGATCTGCGGACCAGGACGCCGAAGCTCGCCAATGTCATCGGCGGCCTCTCCGGTCCGGCAATTAAACCGGTGGCACTGCGCATGGTCTATCAGGTCGCTCAAAGAGTCACCATTCCCGTGATCGGCATCGGCGGTATCGAAACAGCTGAGGATGCCCTGGAGTTTATGGTTGCCGGGGCCACGGCAATACAGGTGGGAACGGCAAATTTTATCAATCCCAGAGCAGGCGAAGATATCGTGGAAGGCATCAGCCGCTTTGTGATCGAGGAGAAGCTCACCTCTATCAGGGAACTCATCGGCACTCTGCGGGTGGGTTAGCATGACTTCGATATGCTACTCCAGCTGCAAGTCTCAGATGAAAACGGCTGGGAGCAACAGGATTACATGAAAAAGTTGATTTGTGCCAGTATTGGCAAAAATACCATGCTGGAGGCGCTGCAGCAGGCCTCTGCAGTTGCCGAAAGAACCGATATTATCGAAATCCGCCTGGATCTGATAGAAGATAGAGCTGTTGCACCTTTTTTGGAGCAGATTGCCAAACCCCTGCTTTTCACTAACAGAGCCTCCTGGGAAGGTGGTGGCTTCAATGGAGATGAATCGGCCAGAATCGCCCTCTTGGCCGAAGCGGTGATTAGGACGGCGGCATACGTGGACCTCGAGCTTCTCGCACCTCCTCGATCCTGGAGCAGGTTGGAGCAAGAATGCGGCAGATCGGCGACAAAGCTGATTTGCTCATGGCATAATTTTCTGGAAACACCTGCCGACCCTGTGCTGCTAGACAAACTTGAACAAATGGCCGATAGCGGCGGCCACATCGGTAAGATAGTTACCATGGCCCGGGATTATCGTGACGTTCTGCGCGTGTTGAGCCTGCAGGAAAGGGCGGCCCAGCTTGATTTTCCCCTCATTGCCTTCTGTATGGGAGCAGCCGGCGTTATCAGCAGGGTGGCAAGCCCCGCGCTTGGCGGCTATATGACCTATTGTGCCGCCGACAATGGGGAGATGACCGCTTCGGGACAGATTACCGTGGATGATATGCTCGCTATCTACAGCTATCTCTAAGATTAAAAAAAATGAAGATAGATGGAAAAACCAGAACGTATGGCATCATTGGCAACCCGGTGAGCCATTCGTTGAGCCCGGCCATGCATAATGCCGCCTTTGCCGCATTAGGAAAAAATTGCATCTATATCCCTTTTTGCGTAGAGGATGTCGGGGCGGCCATGCAGGGCCTGCGAGGGCTGAAGATTAAAGGAGTCAGCGTCACCATACCACACAAGGAAGCGGTTATGGCGCACCTGGACCGTATTGATCCGGTGGCAGAGCGGATCGGGGCCGTCAATACCATCAAGCGTGAGCAGCATCATGGGTCGACACTGCTCTGTGGGTATAATACCGATTGGCTGGGAGCCGTACGTCCTTTGCAGGAGCAGATACAACTAAAAGGCTCCCGTGCCGTTATACTTGGGGCCGGTGGCTCCGCCCGGGCAATAGGCTTCGGACTGCTGGAAGCTGGAGCAGAGATCCTGTTATGCAGCAGAACGGCCTCCCGAGGCAGAAACCTGGCCGCCGATCTTGGCTGTGAATGGTTCCCGCTGGCGGAAGGCTTCATTCCGGAGGGGCAGATCCTTATCAATGCCACCTCGGTTGGCATGGCTCCGCTGCAGGACAAAAGTCCGGTTCCGGAGAATATACCCGCAAAATTCAAAGTAGTCATGGACATCGTTTATGTACCGGCTACCACCAGGCTTCTTGCCGACGCCCAACGTTCAGGCTGTATCGCTATCAATGGTTTGGAGATGCTGCTCTACCAGGGAGTGGCTCAGTTTGAGCTGTGGACAGGGTTGCCGGCTCCGGTTGAGATAATGCGGCAGGTTCTGCTGGAGGCGGTCACTATCGGAGAAGAGTAAGGTTTACCGCTCTGGATTCCGGGGATAGCCTGAAAAATTTACTATCCTGCTTAGCTTGGTTTGCAGCTGCGGACCACTACTTTATCGCCAACTCTTAAATTCAGAGTTTCCGCAGCATTTCCCATGTTTATGCCGATCTCGAGATCCCCTCGACTGTTGATCAGGGCCACGGGAAATCCTGCCGCCACTTCTCCAAAAGTCGCCTGAATATCTCTGATCACTGTCGCACCGAGACATACTTCCACCGAATCTCTCATAGAGAAAAGATGTTCCTTCCCGATTGAAGTGGCAATATTGCCGAAATGGTCTATGGCGACGACCTCACCGATTATACAGTCATCTTCCATGCGCGCCGAGGGCATGATAACGGTAGCACACTCCTCTGCTGGTATTGCTGTTGCCAGTTCCCTTGGCGTCATCCCCGCGGCCAACCGGGCAGCGGCGGGTGCCATGATATCACGTCCATGGAAAGTACAGCTGCTGGTGGTTTTTGTTGAGATAATCAGCCGGTAGCAGCCGGAGAGCCTGCTGGAAGACAACAGGGGCGTGAGAATACCGTTATCCGGAGCAATGAAGAGATGCCCGGCTGCTTCGATTACAAGGATATGCCTGTCCATCCCCACACCCGGGTCGACCACGATCAGATGAATAGTCCCCGACGGAAAATATGGGTAGGATGCCGCCAGCATTCGCGCTGCCCGGACAACGTTGTGAGCGGGGATCTCGTGGCAAATATCGACTATCCTTGTCTCAGGGCAAGTACGGAGAATAGCGCCTTTCATCACGCCTATATATTCGTCGGTATACCCGAAATCGGTGATCAGGCTGATGATGCCGTTAGGTTTAATCATTCGCGGCTTCAAAAGTATTTTTGATCAAAAAATAAAGATATCCCTGCTCTTTCATGGCACCGGCTGCGGCCTGGGCCAAGGGGCCGCCACCCCAGAAGAGATCAACCCGGCCCGGACCCTTTATGGCTGCGCCGCTGTCCTGGGGAACAACAAAGCGATGCAGAGGGACCCAGTGGCTGATTTCGCCATTTTCGTCCAGTACAGGCCTCCTGGTGACAAGAAAGGCAACTGTCCCCATGGGCAGGACCTCTTTGTCTATGGCAATCGATCTTTCGGCAGTCAGTGGTACGCCGATACTCCCCTTGGGGCCTTCATCCCCACCCCAGCCGAAGAAGATGAACCTGCGATTATGGTTGAGAATACGGGAGACCTCTGCGGGATTGCGGCGCAGGTAGGCTCTGATTGCATTGGTATCCGCCTCTTCGAGAAGCATCTTCTTTTCATCGACCAGCAGCTTTCCGATGCTGGAATAAGAATGGCCGTTGTTGGTGCGATACTGCAGGGAACGGACACTTCCGTCGGGTAACCGGATTCTGCCCGAGCCCTGGACATGAAAAAGAAAGGCCTCAAAACGGTCTTTGAGGTAGACCAGTTCATAGTCCCGTAAAAGATCGGTGCCCTCAATTTCCTTTCGTCTCCAGTAGGGTTGGAATCTGCCGCCGTCGTCGATTCTGCCGATTACCTTTTTTCCCGATGCGGTTGTCCGCTCCACCAAATCAGAAGGTGTGGAGTGGAGTGGATGGATAAAGGGCGGTGAATGTGTCAGGCTTCCCGATACCAGCGGTTCATAGTAACCGGTAACCAGCATTTCCGCACCGCTTTTATGGCGCCCGCCGGCCTGATAAATGGTGAAATTTTCATGTATAATCCGATCAAGCTCCAGCGGTGTGGGTTCAAGGTCGATTATCTCTTGAAAAGCTGCAAGTGATTCGGCAAGCCAGGCGGCGGTATAAGGCATTCCGCCGATATTTACCGTTGTATCCTTTTCCAGGCTGCTAATAAAGCGATACTGGTGAGAGAGTGCAGTCTGCAGCGAGGCGGGATCACCGTCATCGAAAAAAAGAGGGGGGTTTTGGGGTTGGAAAATAACAGGGTGCTGATAACTGCAGCCCTGTAGAGAGATCATTGCCGCAATGAACAAAAGTGCAGTTGTTTGACAGGCGGCTTTGCGAGCACTTGAACATTCCGGCATAATAAAATCCCTTCTGTGGGTACTACCTGGCGTCTAACGAAGCGACTGGGCTAACTCCGTTACAGCCATCGCATATCTGTTGGCGTGATTCCACTGGGTGATGCATCAGCCCCAGTGCCTTTTAGTGAATATAGGCACCGGCGAAATTTGATCCAGCTCGGCTGAAGCAGTGCCCATGGCGCAATTCTTCAAAGAGCTCCTGATATTCAGGTTGGTTAAGATCTATTTTCTGGCCGCCATCGACCAGATCGGCAGCTATTGGTGTGTCTGCATCAGCATAGGAGTAGGTGATGAACATGAAGAAACAAAGTATAAGAAAAATTAAAAAATTGTTGAAAGTGAAAATAGACTTAATAATGGCACCTCTATTATATCTGGTTTTAATCTTGACTGTAAATTTCATGAAAGGATGCAATGAATGTATCCAGCATCTCTGCCGGCAGCGTATTGATGCCCGCTGCCGCAGCTCTTCCGCCTCCGCTGGGAAATTGACGGCATAAGGTATCGGCATTTTTTCTGTTGATAAGTGGGGCTCTGACACTAATCTGCAGTGTGCCGTCGTCATTTTCTACGATGACCGCGTGTGCGGCATCTTTTTTTTCCTTGGCTTTCATATTGGAGAAGACACCGGCAATTCTTCGCGACCATGAAGCGGCGGGTAATCTATAGACTCTGTTTTGGCTCTGCTCCGCTATATTTTCCAGGTCGGCAGCTCGAACCATATCTTCCTTATAACCGTCCCTGAGTCGGGCAACAAGGTCTGTTGAATCATAAAAATGCAGGGGCTCGTGATAGGGTTGTATAGCCCGGTAGAGATCGGCGGGATTGAAAAGAAGATCCTCTACTCTCGCACCATAGCCGTTGTAGTTGAAGAGTTCACCGATCTCCTTGAGAATTTCTATTTCCAGCGTGGTGGCACCATTGTTTTCCGCCAGTTCTA is part of the Desulfopila inferna genome and encodes:
- a CDS encoding dihydroorotate dehydrogenase electron transfer subunit — encoded protein: MAQYQENATIIRFEQFTEDNIRLTLQSDNIAAVAKPGQFVMIRTALGKDPLLRRPFSIHQSSTNGRIQILFKVTGRGTSLLAHCKEGENLSVFGPLGHGFDIRPDRPACLVGGGMGIAPMFFLAKMICRMKKNTASDLIVFGGRTRKEVEPLVADFEQMGMRLLTATDDGTYGAKGFVTELIHGLELPRETVVYGCGPHAMMHQLHIFCHSRGMECQVSVESVMACGMGACLGCNIPAKNGEYVHVCYEGPVFKAEDLVWK
- a CDS encoding dihydroorotate dehydrogenase, yielding MEVIRDQDSFPDLRVNVGSLKLQNPVMTASGTFGYAREFAGLMNLHRLGGVIVKGISLEPRHGNPPPRIVETACGMLNAIGLENVGVDRFIVEKMPYLRGLGIPVIVNVLGDTIDEYRIITEKLVGVEGISAVEVNISCPNVKKGGVAFGSDPEMAKAVTRTVAERSDVPVIVKLSPNVSDVATVAAAVEDGGADGISLINTLIGMAVDLRTRTPKLANVIGGLSGPAIKPVALRMVYQVAQRVTIPVIGIGGIETAEDALEFMVAGATAIQVGTANFINPRAGEDIVEGISRFVIEEKLTSIRELIGTLRVG
- the aroD gene encoding type I 3-dehydroquinate dehydratase, which codes for MKKLICASIGKNTMLEALQQASAVAERTDIIEIRLDLIEDRAVAPFLEQIAKPLLFTNRASWEGGGFNGDESARIALLAEAVIRTAAYVDLELLAPPRSWSRLEQECGRSATKLICSWHNFLETPADPVLLDKLEQMADSGGHIGKIVTMARDYRDVLRVLSLQERAAQLDFPLIAFCMGAAGVISRVASPALGGYMTYCAADNGEMTASGQITVDDMLAIYSYL
- a CDS encoding shikimate dehydrogenase encodes the protein MKIDGKTRTYGIIGNPVSHSLSPAMHNAAFAALGKNCIYIPFCVEDVGAAMQGLRGLKIKGVSVTIPHKEAVMAHLDRIDPVAERIGAVNTIKREQHHGSTLLCGYNTDWLGAVRPLQEQIQLKGSRAVILGAGGSARAIGFGLLEAGAEILLCSRTASRGRNLAADLGCEWFPLAEGFIPEGQILINATSVGMAPLQDKSPVPENIPAKFKVVMDIVYVPATTRLLADAQRSGCIAINGLEMLLYQGVAQFELWTGLPAPVEIMRQVLLEAVTIGEE
- a CDS encoding SAM hydrolase/SAM-dependent halogenase family protein; translation: MIKPNGIISLITDFGYTDEYIGVMKGAILRTCPETRIVDICHEIPAHNVVRAARMLAASYPYFPSGTIHLIVVDPGVGMDRHILVIEAAGHLFIAPDNGILTPLLSSSRLSGCYRLIISTKTTSSCTFHGRDIMAPAAARLAAGMTPRELATAIPAEECATVIMPSARMEDDCIIGEVVAIDHFGNIATSIGKEHLFSMRDSVEVCLGATVIRDIQATFGEVAAGFPVALINSRGDLEIGINMGNAAETLNLRVGDKVVVRSCKPS
- the mltA gene encoding murein transglycosylase A gives rise to the protein MPECSSARKAACQTTALLFIAAMISLQGCSYQHPVIFQPQNPPLFFDDGDPASLQTALSHQYRFISSLEKDTTVNIGGMPYTAAWLAESLAAFQEIIDLEPTPLELDRIIHENFTIYQAGGRHKSGAEMLVTGYYEPLVSGSLTHSPPFIHPLHSTPSDLVERTTASGKKVIGRIDDGGRFQPYWRRKEIEGTDLLRDYELVYLKDRFEAFLFHVQGSGRIRLPDGSVRSLQYRTNNGHSYSSIGKLLVDEKKMLLEEADTNAIRAYLRRNPAEVSRILNHNRRFIFFGWGGDEGPKGSIGVPLTAERSIAIDKEVLPMGTVAFLVTRRPVLDENGEISHWVPLHRFVVPQDSGAAIKGPGRVDLFWGGGPLAQAAAGAMKEQGYLYFLIKNTFEAAND
- a CDS encoding DHHA1 domain-containing protein; this translates as MHYDVFNGDADGIFALHQLRLDKPAANAQLITGVKRDINLLERISEINSSSVTVLDISLDKNHAALVNLLKNDNRILYIDHHYAGEIPASPSLEHYIEPSAETCTALIVNTLLNGKFSAWAVCGAFGDNLDEQAIELAENNGATTLEIEILKEIGELFNYNGYGARVEDLLFNPADLYRAIQPYHEPLHFYDSTDLVARLRDGYKEDMVRAADLENIAEQSQNRVYRLPAASWSRRIAGVFSNMKAKEKKDAAHAVIVENDDGTLQISVRAPLINRKNADTLCRQFPSGGGRAAAAGINTLPAEMLDTFIASFHEIYSQD